The genome window GCGTCGAAGCGGACTCCCTCGGTGCCATGGGCGTCGTCGACGCGGGCGGGCGCCTCTACCTCGACCTGACGGAGTTGTTGCGCAGCAAGTGGTTCCGCGCGCGGCTGCCGGAGGCGATGCACGTCTACGGTCCGCGGTGCGTGGAGATCGTGGAGCGGCTCCTGGCAGATCCGCGGTTCGCCCCGGAGCGCGGCCTGCCTTTCCGCGTGTCCGCGGCCTTCCGGATGGCGCGGCGCCTGGTGCCGGAGGTGGTGGCCGGGATCGCGCGGACGCTCGCCCGGCCCGCCGCGGCCAGGGCGCGTGCGTTCCGCTGCACCGAGGAGATCAGACGCCGGTCGAGCCCACCGCCTGGGCTTGCCACCGCGGCTGACCGGCTGCGCTTCGTCGAGGACGTGCAGAAGACGTTCCTGGGGCGTGAGGCGGCGGACCTCGTGTGGTCGTTGATGACCGGCATCCTCGTCAGCCAGATCCCGGGGAGCCTGTTGAAGGGCATCGCGACCGAGGCGGAACTCAACACCGTGCTGGGAGGCCTGCCGCACAACGTCACGACGGAAATGGACCTCGCGCTGTGGCGGCTCGTCCGCGATCTCGACGACGAGCATCGCGAGTTGCTACGCACCACGTCGCCTGCCGAGGCGGCGGAGATGTATCGGGAGGGGAGGCTGGCCGACATCGGTCTGACCGCTTTCCTGGACGCCTACGGGCATCGCGCTGCGGCTGAGGTGGACATCGGGGTGCCGCGCTGGTCGGAGGACCCCACACCACTGTTCGCCACCATCGCCAACTACCTGCGGATCACCGACTCCGACCAGGCACCGGACCGGCGGTTCGAGCGGGCGGCGGCCGCCGCGGAAGCCAAGATCGACGAACTCGTCCGGCGGGCCCGCCGCACGCGGCCCGTTCGAGGACGGCTCGCCGCGTTCTTCCTGCGCCGCACGCGCGAGCTGACCGGTTTGCGCGAACTGGGCAAGTTCGCCTGGCTGTACCCGCTGGCCGAGACGCGCCGACAGGTGCTGTTGGTCGGCGACGACCTGATGTCGCGCGGCTTGCTGGACCGCGCCGACGACATCATGTTCCTGGACTTCCGGGAGATGGGGGCCGCGGTCAGGGGCACCGACCAGCGGGAGCTGGTGAGGGCGCGGCGGGCGGTCCACGAGCGGGAGCTGAGACGCCGCCGCGTGCCCGTCGCGCTGCTGTCGGACGGGACGGACCTCGAAGCCGTCGCGCCGTACCAGCCGCCCGCGGACGGCACGTTGACCGGGATGGGCGCCGCACCGGGGCGGGCGACCGGCCGGGCGAGGGTCGTCCACGACCCGGCCACGGCCCACATCGAACCGGGCGAGATCCTGGTCGCGCCGACCACCGACCCCGGTTGGACGCCGCTGTTCCTGTCCGCGGGCGGACTCGTCACGGAGACCGGCTCGCCCACCGCGCACGGGCCGACTGTCGCCCGCGAGTACGGCATTCCCGCGGTCATCTGCGTCCGCGACGCCACGCAGCGGATCCAGACCGGAGACCTGATCAGCGTCGACGGCTCCGCAGGCATCGTGCAGCCGGAAGGTGAGCGGGAGTCCGCTCCGGACACGGCCTTGGCGCAACGGTCGTCGGCGCAGCCCGGCGCGGAGCAGGATCGGTGACGATCCCAAGAAGGCTGTCCACGAGTCCGCCGGCTTTGCCGCGGTCGGTGCCCGGATGACGGCACCGACCGCGGCCCACGCCCGTTGCAGGGTCAGCCGGTCTTCTCGAGTTTCCGCACCTCGCCGTTGCGGATCTTGGCGCGGTACTCGGCCAGTTCCCGCTTGACGACGGGGATCATGATGTACAGGCCGATGATGTTGAACAGCGCCAGTGCGAACAGCACGGCGTCGGCGAAGTCGAGGACGCTGGTCAGGGTCAGCACGGATCCGACGACGACGAACAGGCAGAACACGACGTTGTAGATGTGCTCGCTGGCCTTGTTCTTGCCGAACAGGAACAGCCACGCGCGCTGGCCGTAGTAGCCCCACGTGATGATCGTGGACACCGCGAACAGCACGACGGCGATGGTCAGCACGTAGGGGAACCACGGCAGCACCGTGGCGAACGACTCCGACGTGACGGTGACGCCGTCCGGGGTGTCGCCGCCCGCGATGACGGTGGCCTGGGCGTCC of Saccharopolyspora erythraea contains these proteins:
- a CDS encoding PEP/pyruvate-binding domain-containing protein, with protein sequence MGAVMLAGQARRQVHVIDLAEIDASMVELVGGKAAGLGEMIRAGRRVPAGFCLTTEAHRSGAIPVDQLVDAYTRLGAGRVAVRSSGTAEDLADASFAGQQDTLLDVEGADGLVEAVQRCWDSLWSERAVAYRRANGIADEGVRMAVVVQRMVDAEFAGVLFTANPLTGCRTEMVVDATRGLGTAVVDGSGIADHYVLDGGVPPESGCLDRPRLQALREVGGRLQDWFGVPQDVEWAIDHDGTLWLLQSRPITTLFPLPANAEASAQPRAYFEVGHMQGMLRPFTPAGMSALHLATGMWFEAYGVEADSLGAMGVVDAGGRLYLDLTELLRSKWFRARLPEAMHVYGPRCVEIVERLLADPRFAPERGLPFRVSAAFRMARRLVPEVVAGIARTLARPAAARARAFRCTEEIRRRSSPPPGLATAADRLRFVEDVQKTFLGREAADLVWSLMTGILVSQIPGSLLKGIATEAELNTVLGGLPHNVTTEMDLALWRLVRDLDDEHRELLRTTSPAEAAEMYREGRLADIGLTAFLDAYGHRAAAEVDIGVPRWSEDPTPLFATIANYLRITDSDQAPDRRFERAAAAAEAKIDELVRRARRTRPVRGRLAAFFLRRTRELTGLRELGKFAWLYPLAETRRQVLLVGDDLMSRGLLDRADDIMFLDFREMGAAVRGTDQRELVRARRAVHERELRRRRVPVALLSDGTDLEAVAPYQPPADGTLTGMGAAPGRATGRARVVHDPATAHIEPGEILVAPTTDPGWTPLFLSAGGLVTETGSPTAHGPTVAREYGIPAVICVRDATQRIQTGDLISVDGSAGIVQPEGERESAPDTALAQRSSAQPGAEQDR